In Nicotiana tabacum cultivar K326 chromosome 17, ASM71507v2, whole genome shotgun sequence, one DNA window encodes the following:
- the LOC107806610 gene encoding peptide deformylase 1B, chloroplastic, which produces MAAATWASSYSFARALQPLLTRHTVLSPLDYGLRRFKSAGCLFFSTSSNKPPKFTVYAQARRVLPSKTKGDELASPADLCFEGPLKIVEYPDPILRAKNKRIGTFDDNLKKLVDEMFDIMYKTDGIGLSAPQVGMNVQLMVFNAAGERGEGEEIVLVNPRVSRYSRRIILYDEGCLSFPEIYGDVERPDSVKVDAQDINGARFEITLSALPARVFQHEFDHLQGVLFFEKMTDEVLDTIREDLVALEKKYEEKTGLPTPESITTRKLKKAPAGFGKS; this is translated from the exons ATGGCTGCCGCAACTTGGGCCTCCTCTTATTCGTTCGCTCGCGCTCTCCAGCCTCTCCTCACTCGGCACACAGTTCTCTCACCGCTCGACTATGGTCTCCGTCGCTTTAAATCAGCTGGTTGTTTATTTTTCTCCACAAGCAGTAATAAACCTCCAAAATTTACTGTTTACGCTCAAGCTAGACGGGTTTTACCTTCCAAaaccaaaggagatgaattggcTTCTC CTGCTGATTTGTGTTTCGAGGGGCCTCTGAAAATTGTAGAATATCCAGACCCAATCTTGAGAGCAAAGAACAAAAGGATTGGCACATTTGACGATAATTTGAAGAAGCTAGTTGATGAAATGTTCGATATTATGTACAA AACTGATGGAATTGGGCTGTCTGCACCACAAGTTGGAATGAACGTTCAACTAATGGTATTTAATGCAGCTGGTGAACGTGGAGAAGGAGAGGAGATTGTTCTCGTCAATCCACGTGTTAGTAGATATTCTAGGAGGATCATACTTTATGACGAAGGCTGCTTATCTTTTCCAGAGATATATGGTGATGTTGAG AGACCAGACTCAGTGAAGGTCGATGCTCAGGACATTAATGGTGCAAGGTTTGAGATAACCTTGTCTGCACTTCCCGCACGAGTCTTCCAGCATGAATTTGATCACCTACAG GGAgttcttttctttgaaaaaatgACTGATGAAGTCCTGGACACCATCCGTGAAGATTTAGTG GCTCTGGAAAAGAAATATGAGGAGAAGACTGGGTTGCCGACCCCTGAAAGCATAACTACACGGAAACTAAAGAAGGCTCCTGCTGGATTTGGCAAATCATGA